One region of Dysidea avara chromosome 1, odDysAvar1.4, whole genome shotgun sequence genomic DNA includes:
- the LOC136248211 gene encoding uncharacterized protein produces MAEKRLYNLERRLFREPEIAEEYKKIIGKHLEKGYVTKVPLMEDNQVVRWYLPHFPVVKKDRSTTKVRIVFDASAKYNNVALNDVIHQGPKLQNDLFNVLLRFRRYPIALACDIAEMYLRVELYPKDRPYHKFLWRDMDVKKKPTEYQFNRLVFGINSSPFLAQLVSQHHARIYEKQYPRAAEVILKSTYMDDSMDSVSSETEGIELYKELSELWDKAGMHTHKWLSNSPKVLESISTQCRASEMNLDSDKSLPVKTLGVLWLANDDVFTFKSQVNDKVIIPTKRSFLKLIATLFDPLGFLSPYIIRAKILMQEIWICGLDWDDTLPDELSSKVISWFSELTMLTKIKVPRSFQLSRNVVSVSLHVFVDASQDAYGA; encoded by the coding sequence ATGGCAGAGAAGAGACTATACAACCTGGAGAGACGATTGTTTAGAGAACCAGAAATTGCTGAAGAATACAAGAAGATAATTGGTAAACATCTTGAAAAGGGATATGTGACAAAGGTACCTTTAATGGAGGATAACCAAGTGGTGAGATGGTACTTACCTCACTTTCCTGTTGTGAAGAAGGATCGATCAACCACAAAGGTACGAATAGTATTTGATGCTTCAGCTAAGTACAATAATGTTGCCCTAAATGATGTTATACACCAAGGTCCCAaattacagaatgacttgtttaaTGTTTTACTCCGGTTCAGAAGGTATCCCATTGCTTTGGCTTGCGACATCGCAGAAATGTATTTAAGAGTAGAATTGTATCCTAAGGATAGGCCATATCATAAATTTTTATGGAGAGACATGGATGTTAAGAAGAAACCAACTGAATACCAATTTAATCGCTTAGTGTTTGGGATAAACTCATCACCTTTTTTAGCCCAACTTGTCTCTCAGCATCATGCAAGGATTTATGAAAAACAGTATCCTAGAGCGGCAGAAGTTATATTAAAATCAACATACATGGATGATAGTATGGACTCAGtaagtagtgaaacagaagGGATTGAGCTTTATAAGGAATTGTCTGAATTGTGGGATAAGGCAGGCATGCACACTCACAAATGGTTATCAAATTCTCCGAAGGTGTTGGAAAGTATTTCTACACAGTGCAGAGCATCTGAAATGAATTTGGACAGTGATAAATCTTTACCAGTAAAAACTTTGGGTGTTTTGTGGCTAGCTAATGATGATGTGTTTACTTTTAAGTCACAGGTCAATGACAAGGTAATTATACCAACTAAAAGAAGTTTTCTAAAGTTAATAGCGACCCTGTTTGATCCCCTTGGATTTTTGTCTCCATATATTATCAGAGCCAAGATTTTGATGCAGGAAATTTGGATTTGTGGTTTAGATTGGGACGACACCCTACCTGATGAGTTGTCATCCAAGGTGATATCGTGGTTTAGTGAGTTAACTATGTTGACTAAGATCAAGGTTCCTAGAAGCTTTCAGTTAAGTAGAAATGTTGTATCTGTTTCATTACATGTGTTTGTTGATGCATCTCAGGATGCTTATGGAGCATGA
- the LOC136248218 gene encoding uncharacterized protein — MKSEYSDGKVSVSFLTSKTGVAPLQSASIPRLELMGAVTGKRLALSVAEALNIDKQFITFWTDSTSVLWWIKGHSRQFKPFVANRIGEIQASVSPDKWRYVPTKENPADYLTRGTTLEEISELRAWWEGPAFLSDSQSNWPQLNMVFNSDNDTTELKRKYVIRKNPSTCIATHLSSTATLLNDGVCTGRLQPNRFSSWRRLTRVVSWILRFINNCKKESKLDQVELSAEEMSDAEHYIIKEMQRKVFKEEYLSLANHKQFPTSSKLLGLCPKLDSEGVMRSDGRLTYAEFLPYDIRYPIILPRKNWVTKLIVKHHHELGNHCAGTNQTLSLLSTRFWIISAREEIIEWERECAICKRRKAKVAQQIMAPLPQNRLTTSLRAFTKTAVDFGGPFMTMQGRGRPRQKRYLCLFTCLASRAIHLEMAYGLDVDSFVNALSRMINRRGIPEEMLSDNGTNFVAANKELCELYKDPKTKTAVADKGIKWTFNPPYAPHFGGVFEIMIKSAKRAITAILKNAEVNDEELMTAFCGAEALINSRPLTYQSASVKDNIPLTPNHFLHGQVGGQFAPEVIDEVGFNPKKRWRRIQELVRHFWNRWLQEWIPSLSPRQKWFRLKADVKPGDTTLLVSSDTPRGQWPLGRVLEVYRSKDQHVRSLKLQVGDKQYIRPIVKVCPLELD; from the coding sequence ATGAAATCAGAATACAGTGATGGAAAGGTATCAGTCTCATTTTTAACATCTAAAACCGGAGTAGCTCCTTTACAGTCAGCAAGCATTCCCCGTTTAGAATTAATGGGGGCAGTGACAGGGAAGAGATTGGCTTTATCTGTGGCAGAAGCATTGAATATTGACAAACAGTTTATAACGTTCTGGACAGACAGTACCAGTGTGTTGTGGTGGATAAAAGGGCACAGCCGACAATTTAAGCCATTTGTAGCAAACAGGATTGGAGAAATTCAAGCATCTGTTAGTCCGGATAAGTGGAGATATGTACCCACGAAAGAAAATCCTGCTGACTATTTAACAAGAGGTACTACATTGGAAGAGATATCAGAGTTGAGAGCCTGGTGGGAAGGGCCAGCATTTTTGTCTGACAGTCAGAGCAATTGGCCGCAGCTTAACATGGTATTCAATTCAGATAATGATACGACAGAATTGAAGAGAAAATATGTTATACGTAAGAATCCAAGTACATGTATTGCTACGCATTTATCATCTACTGCTACACTATTGAATGATGGTGTGTGCACTGGGAGGCTACAGCCAAACAGATTCTCAAGTTGGAGAAGGCTGACTAGAGTTGTGTCTTGGATTTTGAGATTTATAAACAACTGTAAAAAAGAGAGTAAGTTAGATCAAGTAGAGTTAAGTGCAGAAGAGATGTCAGACGCTgagcattacataatcaaagAGATGCAAAGGAAAGTGTTTAAGGAAGAGTATTTGTCTTTGGCGAATCATAAACAATTTCCCACAAGCAGCAAGTTACTAGGACTCTGCCCAAAACTGGATAGTGAAGGTGTGATGAGGTCAGATGGACGATTGACATATGCAGAGTTCCTTCCATATGATATAAGGTATCCCATAATTCTGCCTCGCAAGAATTGGGTAACGAAGCTCATAGTCAAGCACCATCATGAACTAGGGAATCATTGTGCTGGTACAAATCAAACTTTATCTTTATTGTCCACTAGATTTTGGATCATTTCTGCACGAGAAGAAATTATAGAGTGGGAAAGAGAGTGTGCCATTTGTAAAAGGAGAAAAGCTAAGGTAGCTCAACAGATTATGGCACCGTTACCACAAAACAGACTTACTACATCGTTACGAGCCTTTACCAAGACAGCTGTTGATTTTGGGGGACCATTCATGACAATGCAAGGAAGAGGAAGGCCACGACAAAAGAGGTATTtgtgtttgtttacttgtttggctTCCAGAGCCATACATTTAGAAATGGCATATGGTTTAGATGTGGACTCTTTTGTGAATGCTTTAAGCAGAATGATTAATAGAAGAGGTATCCCAGAGGAAATGCTGTCGGATAATGGAACAAATTTTGTGGCAGCTAATAAGGAATTGTGTGAGTTGTACAAGGATCCAAAAACTAAAACAGCTGTAGCTGATAAGGGAAttaagtggacatttaatccaccTTACGCTCCAcattttggaggtgtctttgAAATTATGATAAAATCAGCAAAGAGAGCCATCACagcaattttgaaaaatgctgagGTAAATGATGAAGAGCTGATGACAGCATTTTGTGGAGCAGAAGCACTAATCAATTCACGACCACTGACCTATCAGTCAGCCAGTGTTAAGGACAACATTCCCCTCACGCCAAACCATTTCTTACATGGCCAAGTTGGAGGGCAATTTGCTCCAGAGGTAATCGATGAAGTGGGATTTAATCCTAAGAAACGTTGGCGGCGGATACAAGAATTAGTGAGACATTTTTGGAATAGGTGGCTCCAAGAGTGGATACCCAGCTTAAGTCCTAGACAGAAGTGGTTCAGGTTAAAAGCAGATGTCAAGCCTGGAGATACAACGTTGCTAGTGTCCTCAGATACCCCTCGTGGTCAGTGGCCTCTTGGAAGAGTATTGGAAGTGTATCGTAGTAAAGACCAACATGTTCGATCACTCAAGCTACAGGTTGGGGACAAACAGTACATAAGGCCTATTGTAAAGGTCTGCCCACTAGAGCTGGATTAA